A region of Maribacter algicola DNA encodes the following proteins:
- a CDS encoding DUF4448 domain-containing protein: MGVFMVLQDVSEIEKKMQEAPDSSYEIGVAIGTYLPFVVLILVAYFFYYYSKKRKTK, translated from the coding sequence ATGGGTGTATTTATGGTTTTACAGGATGTTTCCGAAATTGAAAAGAAAATGCAGGAAGCACCGGACAGTTCCTATGAAATTGGGGTAGCCATTGGCACCTATTTGCCTTTTGTAGTGTTGATTCTGGTAGCCTATTTTTTCTATTACTATTCAAAAAAGCGAAAAACTAAATAA
- a CDS encoding exodeoxyribonuclease III, with the protein MKLVSWNVNGIRASVKKGFEEVVSNFDADVFCIQETKAQDDQVVEALSGIEDYHLYSNSAEKKGYSGTGILSKQEPISFGSNMGIADHDLEGRISYAEYPDFYLVNVYVPNSGNGLKRLDYRSGWDKDFTDYLLDLSKKKPLIITGDFNVAHTENDLANPKSNYNKTAGFTQVEIDGFENMLNTLNLVDSFRAMHPDTFDKYTFWSMRGGARSRNVGWRIDYFLVSESLWPKVKSAEIHDQIMGSDHCPISLEIDI; encoded by the coding sequence ATGAAATTAGTATCGTGGAACGTAAATGGTATAAGGGCCTCCGTTAAAAAAGGCTTTGAAGAAGTGGTATCCAATTTTGATGCGGATGTTTTTTGTATTCAGGAGACCAAGGCACAGGACGACCAGGTGGTAGAGGCCTTATCCGGAATTGAGGACTACCATTTATATTCCAATAGCGCCGAGAAAAAAGGTTATTCGGGAACAGGGATCCTTTCAAAGCAAGAGCCGATCTCTTTTGGCAGTAATATGGGTATTGCGGACCATGATTTGGAGGGCAGGATTTCCTATGCTGAGTACCCCGACTTCTATTTGGTCAATGTCTATGTGCCTAATAGCGGTAATGGTTTAAAACGTTTAGACTACCGCTCTGGATGGGATAAGGACTTTACGGATTATCTTCTCGACTTGTCCAAAAAGAAACCATTGATCATTACGGGAGATTTTAACGTAGCCCATACGGAGAACGATTTGGCCAATCCCAAATCAAATTACAACAAAACGGCAGGTTTTACCCAAGTGGAAATCGATGGGTTTGAAAACATGCTTAATACCCTAAATCTAGTGGACAGTTTTAGGGCAATGCACCCAGATACGTTTGACAAATATACGTTTTGGAGTATGCGTGGCGGTGCCAGAAGTAGGAATGTAGGTTGGCGTATCGATTATTTTTTGGTGAGCGAATCGCTGTGGCCTAAAGTGAAGTCGGCGGAAATTCATGACCAGATTATGGGTAGCGACCATTGTCCCATCAGTTTGGAAATTGACATATGA
- the brnQ gene encoding branched-chain amino acid transport system II carrier protein → MISSAFKTKEIWVTAFALFSLFFGAGNLILPPQLGLKSGELWWLVTLGFCTSAVLIPILGILAHAKLQGTIFDFGKKFSPTFALIYSLLVYAIAIGLPAPRTASVTHEMAVAPFFDSSPWLTSMLYFVLVFVFVMNRSKILDLIGKLLTPAIFLILIGIIGVITFSLDYDFAHSTMENTFTAGILEGYQTFDAIGAVVVGGVIIVSINIRHTKRSYAEKKTLIRKAGWLAGLALFLIYMGLILSGALSHSLFDLDISRTELLSGLATEALGTYGNLFLSMLVALACFTTAVGIVTGTSDFIRSRFQDSQKAYTITAILGCVLGVVMGQFNVDYIIAVALPALMIIYPITIVLILLNIVPEKYASPTVFKAVVWTTIIFSIPDFLNSIPSLAPTPEAFSWIPLQDYSLGWVLPALATFIVGNLTSSKD, encoded by the coding sequence ATGATTTCAAGTGCTTTCAAGACTAAGGAAATATGGGTAACGGCCTTTGCCCTTTTCTCCCTGTTCTTTGGCGCCGGTAACTTAATATTGCCGCCCCAACTTGGTTTAAAATCGGGTGAACTTTGGTGGTTGGTTACCTTGGGGTTTTGTACCTCAGCCGTCCTGATTCCTATTCTGGGAATATTGGCCCACGCCAAACTGCAGGGAACAATCTTTGATTTTGGGAAAAAATTTTCTCCCACTTTTGCCCTGATCTATTCGTTACTCGTTTATGCTATTGCCATAGGGCTACCAGCACCCAGAACGGCCTCGGTAACCCATGAAATGGCCGTTGCCCCTTTTTTTGATAGCTCACCTTGGCTCACCAGCATGCTCTATTTTGTCTTAGTGTTCGTATTTGTCATGAACCGATCAAAAATTCTGGACCTCATTGGCAAACTGTTGACCCCGGCCATCTTTCTCATTTTAATAGGCATCATTGGGGTCATTACCTTTTCGCTGGATTATGATTTTGCCCACAGCACTATGGAAAATACCTTTACAGCCGGCATTTTGGAGGGCTATCAAACCTTTGATGCCATTGGGGCCGTTGTTGTGGGTGGTGTCATTATAGTCTCCATAAACATTAGGCACACAAAAAGAAGTTATGCAGAAAAAAAGACCTTGATCCGCAAAGCGGGATGGCTTGCCGGGTTGGCCCTTTTTCTAATCTATATGGGACTCATTCTTTCAGGGGCCTTGTCCCATTCGCTTTTTGATTTGGATATTTCCAGAACGGAACTCCTCTCCGGATTGGCGACCGAAGCCTTGGGCACCTATGGAAATTTATTCTTGAGTATGCTCGTTGCCCTGGCCTGTTTTACCACGGCCGTAGGCATTGTTACGGGTACCTCGGATTTTATACGATCACGATTTCAAGATTCCCAAAAAGCGTATACCATCACGGCTATCCTGGGCTGTGTTCTAGGGGTTGTCATGGGACAGTTTAATGTGGACTACATTATTGCCGTAGCCTTACCGGCTTTGATGATCATTTACCCCATTACCATTGTTTTGATATTATTGAACATAGTCCCGGAAAAATACGCCTCCCCAACAGTTTTTAAAGCGGTCGTGTGGACGACCATCATTTTTAGTATCCCTGATTTTTTAAATAGTATTCCATCCCTTGCGCCAACACCTGAGGCGTTTTCTTGGATTCCTTTACAGGATTATAGTTTGGGGTGGGTGTTGCCAGCTTTGGCGACTTTTATTGTAGGGAATCTAACATCTTCTAAAGATTAA
- the thiL gene encoding thiamine-phosphate kinase, whose protein sequence is MLEDKNKERTSLEKLGEFGLIDHLTQNFTLNHSSTLKGVGDDAAVLDFKNKKTVLSTDLLVEGVHFDLSYMPLKHLGYKSVMVNLSDIYAMNAKATQITVSLAVSNRFPLEALEELYAGIHLACKTYNVDMIGGDTTSSKTGMLISVTAIGEAEEDKITYRSGAKENDLLVVSGDLGGAYMGLQVLEREKEVFKVNPNNQPDLEPYSYIVERQLKPEARKDIVELLEKLEVIPTSMIDISDGLSSEILHLCKSSKVGCALYENKIPLDPTVISTCEEFKMDGTMIALSGGEDYELLFTIDQADFPKIKGNPNLTVIGHMTDTSGGANLVTRAETLIPLKAQGWNSFQEE, encoded by the coding sequence ATGCTAGAAGACAAGAATAAAGAAAGGACCTCCTTGGAGAAATTGGGCGAGTTTGGACTTATTGACCATCTGACCCAAAATTTCACCCTAAATCACTCCTCTACCCTAAAAGGCGTGGGCGATGATGCTGCGGTGCTGGACTTTAAAAATAAAAAAACGGTACTTTCTACGGATTTGCTGGTGGAAGGCGTACATTTTGACCTAAGCTACATGCCGTTAAAGCATTTGGGATACAAATCCGTCATGGTCAACCTCTCCGATATCTATGCCATGAACGCAAAGGCCACCCAAATCACGGTGTCCCTTGCCGTTTCCAACCGCTTTCCTTTAGAGGCCTTGGAAGAATTATATGCAGGCATCCATCTCGCTTGCAAAACCTATAATGTGGACATGATCGGGGGCGACACCACCTCTTCCAAAACGGGTATGTTAATAAGTGTCACCGCCATTGGCGAGGCCGAGGAAGACAAAATCACATATCGTTCAGGTGCCAAGGAAAATGATCTATTGGTGGTTTCAGGCGATCTGGGCGGAGCCTATATGGGACTGCAAGTACTGGAGCGCGAAAAAGAGGTTTTTAAGGTCAACCCGAACAATCAACCCGATTTGGAACCCTATTCCTACATCGTAGAGCGACAGTTAAAACCGGAAGCGCGCAAGGATATTGTAGAATTGCTTGAAAAACTGGAAGTCATTCCAACATCCATGATCGATATCAGTGACGGACTCTCTTCGGAAATATTGCATTTATGCAAAAGCAGTAAGGTGGGCTGTGCACTGTACGAAAATAAAATTCCGTTAGATCCAACGGTTATTTCTACCTGTGAGGAATTTAAGATGGACGGCACCATGATCGCCTTGAGCGGGGGTGAGGACTACGAATTGTTGTTCACGATAGATCAGGCCGATTTTCCAAAAATAAAGGGGAATCCAAACCTAACGGTGATTGGGCATATGACCGATACATCCGGTGGAGCAAACTTGGTAACTAGAGCAGAAACATTGATACCCCTTAAAGCGCAGGGCTGGAACTCCTTTCAGGAGGAATAA
- a CDS encoding AAA family ATPase, with amino-acid sequence MIIGLFQRHYKIYKGFSFIPFHSEDPETLSVIIGNNGCGKSSILEAVDTFFNNRIFNINIGSKKGEAFVAPLLLFEKEKLKNFTPSNQKYIEVLSDFLWEEKASNSNYKPIKNYFSFRKNNLLKYRDTHILLVLSKEFDNGNQYFFTFTGSVQKKFKEAGLQPFKPKEYNALISRLRKVYTYLYIPIETSIEDFLRIETEGMQNLIDKKISSEIDKTLTDKRITRATGPNRTKKISLLDIINENLKRYINDTERTIKTIYKGYDFKMQYKAKQNLTASDIKEQIIYSYLSKRTLKKDDKPIRNLSAGERKKALIDIAYSFISGAKDRDSEIILAIDEPESSLHISNCYDQFIRIEEISEAKNCQVLLTTHWYGSLPILNKGTLIQIELDTDTPKHRRFNFQNYFEDRGSHPNDIQLKSFYDLTSSIISSLKHYSTNWLIVEGTDDFNYLSKNLRIKNLKILPVGGCGVVKLLYDFLYVPMSHKSEALDVKGKILCLTDTDLMGPELQHSSETRSNKLKFRRLQIIDGKVTLVKNEHQARMPLEIEEAIDPNDFFKCLSQTINLHGDEELKKDLINFSVSKNASCSQIKGDYSMLTFNGAASDMISNKEKIMNFIEKNKEKISKEYKELIVTSKPKWMNEIEDYFNL; translated from the coding sequence ATGATAATAGGTTTATTTCAAAGGCATTATAAAATTTACAAGGGTTTTTCATTTATTCCCTTTCATTCCGAAGACCCTGAAACACTTTCCGTAATAATTGGCAACAATGGTTGCGGAAAAAGTTCAATTTTGGAAGCGGTTGATACATTTTTCAATAATAGAATTTTCAACATTAATATTGGATCAAAAAAAGGAGAAGCTTTTGTAGCACCTTTACTGCTATTTGAAAAAGAAAAATTAAAAAATTTCACACCATCAAATCAAAAATATATTGAGGTTTTAAGTGATTTTTTATGGGAGGAAAAAGCTTCTAATTCCAATTATAAACCAATTAAAAATTATTTTAGTTTTCGAAAAAATAACCTTTTAAAATACCGAGACACACATATTCTTTTAGTCCTTAGTAAGGAGTTTGACAATGGCAATCAATATTTTTTCACCTTTACCGGTTCAGTTCAAAAGAAATTTAAAGAAGCTGGTCTTCAACCATTTAAACCAAAAGAATATAACGCTTTAATTTCAAGACTAAGAAAGGTTTATACTTATCTATACATTCCCATTGAAACTTCTATTGAAGATTTTTTACGGATAGAAACAGAAGGAATGCAAAATTTAATAGATAAGAAAATTTCATCAGAAATTGACAAAACACTAACCGATAAAAGAATCACCCGAGCTACTGGACCCAATCGAACAAAAAAAATAAGTTTGCTGGATATCATTAATGAAAATTTGAAAAGATACATTAATGATACTGAAAGAACTATAAAAACTATTTATAAGGGCTATGATTTTAAAATGCAATACAAGGCAAAACAAAATCTAACTGCCAGTGATATTAAAGAGCAAATAATTTATTCCTATTTATCAAAAAGAACACTGAAAAAGGATGACAAACCAATAAGAAACTTAAGTGCAGGAGAAAGAAAAAAAGCTTTAATTGATATTGCGTACTCCTTTATATCTGGAGCAAAAGATAGGGACAGCGAGATAATTCTAGCAATAGATGAACCTGAATCTTCATTGCATATATCCAATTGTTATGACCAATTTATTAGGATTGAGGAAATAAGTGAGGCTAAAAATTGTCAAGTACTTTTAACAACCCATTGGTATGGTTCTCTTCCGATACTTAATAAGGGAACCTTGATTCAAATAGAATTGGATACAGATACACCCAAGCACAGAAGATTTAATTTCCAAAATTATTTTGAAGATAGGGGTAGCCACCCAAATGATATTCAACTAAAGAGCTTTTATGATTTGACAAGTTCAATAATTAGTTCTTTAAAGCACTATTCAACAAATTGGCTTATTGTGGAAGGGACTGATGATTTCAATTATTTATCAAAAAATTTAAGAATAAAAAATTTAAAAATTTTACCTGTAGGTGGTTGCGGAGTTGTTAAATTGTTGTATGATTTTCTATATGTCCCAATGAGTCATAAATCTGAAGCTTTAGATGTTAAAGGAAAAATTCTATGCCTTACAGATACTGATTTAATGGGGCCAGAATTACAACATTCTTCCGAAACAAGATCGAATAAATTAAAATTCAGGAGATTACAAATTATTGATGGGAAAGTAACATTGGTTAAGAATGAACATCAGGCACGAATGCCTTTAGAAATTGAGGAAGCAATAGACCCTAATGATTTTTTTAAATGTTTATCACAAACCATTAATTTACATGGAGATGAGGAATTGAAAAAAGATTTAATAAATTTTTCTGTATCAAAGAATGCTTCATGCAGTCAAATTAAAGGAGACTATTCGATGCTCACCTTTAATGGCGCCGCCAGTGACATGATTTCTAATAAAGAGAAAATTATGAATTTTATAGAAAAAAATAAGGAGAAAATATCTAAGGAGTATAAAGAATTAATAGTTACAAGCAAACCAAAATGGATGAATGAAATTGAGGACTATTTTAATCTTTAG